The Streptomyces sp. YIM 121038 genome includes a window with the following:
- a CDS encoding squalene/phytoene synthase family protein: MNTAVADDVDDALLTTSRTFYLPIRQLPPGLCEAVSSAYLCLRAIDEIEDHPGLPTVDKARALRAVAQAFQAAVTPAAIDTALQPYEGVLPEVTRQLSRWAYYSPSSVAARIWEATAVMASRMAEWAERDWRIATPDDLDQYTFAVAGSVGLLLSDLWSWFNGTDTDRTAAVEYGRTLQAVNIRKDLHVDANRGVTFLPAGWTADDLDIYIDQKMIHADRYLKSLPAGPIRVFSAIPYELARATAVALRNGKDKLGRHEVEAIVARCTA, encoded by the coding sequence ATGAACACTGCTGTCGCAGATGACGTCGACGATGCTCTGCTGACGACGAGCCGCACTTTCTACCTGCCTATCCGGCAGTTGCCGCCGGGCCTCTGTGAGGCAGTGAGCTCGGCTTATCTGTGTCTGCGTGCCATCGATGAGATCGAGGATCATCCTGGGCTGCCGACCGTGGATAAGGCCCGCGCGCTGCGAGCTGTCGCTCAGGCCTTTCAGGCGGCGGTGACGCCTGCCGCCATCGATACGGCTCTGCAGCCCTATGAGGGCGTCCTTCCCGAGGTGACGCGACAGCTGTCACGATGGGCCTACTACAGCCCGTCCAGCGTCGCAGCCAGGATCTGGGAAGCGACAGCGGTCATGGCATCTCGCATGGCGGAATGGGCTGAGCGTGACTGGCGGATCGCGACGCCTGACGACCTCGACCAGTACACCTTCGCCGTGGCCGGGTCGGTCGGCCTGCTGTTGAGCGATCTGTGGTCCTGGTTCAACGGGACCGATACCGACCGGACTGCCGCCGTCGAGTACGGCCGCACCCTGCAAGCGGTCAACATCCGCAAGGACCTGCACGTCGACGCCAATCGCGGCGTAACGTTCCTCCCTGCTGGCTGGACGGCCGACGACCTCGACATCTACATCGACCAGAAGATGATCCACGCGGACCGCTACCTGAAGTCTCTGCCAGCCGGTCCGATCCGGGTGTTCTCCGCCATCCCCTACGAGCTTGCCCGTGCCACGGCTGTCGCGCTCCGGAACGGAAAGGACAAACTGGGCCGCCACGAGGTGGAAGCTATCGTGGCGCGGTGCACCGCATGA
- a CDS encoding FAD-dependent oxidoreductase, with amino-acid sequence MTAVEPAHVLVSGAGIAGCAAALSLAATGHTVTLIEPSTDTGKRFAGEWLHPPGVRALDRLGVAWRDLPHRPGLGFAVYPDDGLHPIVLPYPGGLTALACRHDLLLDRIRHTAAQQPKVSLLYGRRVQAGADGYPVITGPTPPNPVPTRGLWIRAEGRTAQSGPSHPRSHTLGLLLDDVELPLEDFAHVFAAGPSPVLAYAINEGQVRMTIDVPAHLRRPGKPYDLHDYRQAMPAPLLACAEAALRAGLGRWSANRSQPRSQYTTTPHAAFVGDAVGSHHPLSACGMTLALLDGECIGAHAVKTYSLIRRWAGAVPEATALTLHKILADADGRDPVRQGLFRMWRSSPSAANHSMQLLAMEENSLRRFSYTMLEILKFAIASKPRSGKALLAWTWWTLRLLYRLAAVRTNRVRGGLSRYFSRGRA; translated from the coding sequence ATGACGGCGGTCGAACCAGCACATGTGCTGGTCAGCGGCGCCGGAATCGCCGGATGCGCGGCTGCTTTGAGTCTGGCCGCCACCGGGCACACCGTGACGCTGATCGAACCCAGTACCGACACAGGCAAACGATTTGCAGGCGAGTGGCTCCATCCACCCGGGGTCCGGGCACTCGACCGCCTTGGTGTCGCCTGGCGGGACCTGCCGCACCGCCCTGGTCTTGGTTTCGCCGTCTACCCGGACGACGGGCTGCATCCCATTGTGCTTCCCTATCCGGGCGGGCTGACCGCCCTCGCATGCCGCCATGACCTGCTTCTGGACCGGATCAGGCACACGGCTGCGCAACAACCCAAGGTCAGCTTGCTTTATGGGCGGCGCGTGCAGGCCGGAGCTGATGGATATCCGGTCATCACTGGCCCTACACCCCCAAATCCCGTGCCGACGAGAGGACTGTGGATCAGAGCCGAGGGCCGCACGGCCCAGTCCGGTCCGTCTCACCCACGGTCGCACACCCTGGGACTCCTCCTGGATGACGTCGAACTCCCCCTCGAAGACTTTGCACACGTTTTCGCTGCAGGCCCTTCACCCGTCCTTGCCTACGCAATCAACGAGGGGCAAGTCCGCATGACTATCGACGTCCCCGCCCATTTGAGGAGACCGGGCAAGCCGTACGACCTCCACGACTATCGGCAGGCGATGCCTGCCCCCCTCTTGGCCTGCGCGGAGGCAGCGCTACGGGCCGGGCTTGGGCGCTGGTCGGCCAACCGCAGCCAACCCCGTTCCCAGTACACCACCACGCCCCATGCCGCCTTCGTCGGCGATGCCGTGGGCAGTCATCACCCTCTTTCTGCCTGCGGGATGACCCTGGCACTGCTTGACGGTGAATGTATCGGCGCCCACGCAGTGAAGACCTACTCTCTGATACGGCGCTGGGCGGGTGCCGTCCCCGAAGCGACAGCCCTGACACTTCACAAGATCCTCGCCGATGCCGACGGCCGCGATCCAGTACGGCAGGGCCTATTCCGAATGTGGCGGAGCTCCCCCTCCGCGGCGAACCATTCCATGCAGCTCCTGGCGATGGAGGAGAACTCGCTGCGTCGCTTCTCCTACACCATGCTGGAGATCCTCAAATTCGCCATCGCCTCGAAGCCACGTTCCGGCAAAGCCCTTTTGGCCTGGACATGGTGGACTCTCCGCCTCCTCTATCGCCTTGCCGCCGTCCGAACCAATCGCGTCAGAGGAGGGTTGTCGCGATACTTCTCGCGAGGGCGCGCATAG
- a CDS encoding transposase, with amino-acid sequence MLVVGMEGTGSFGAELGRCLRANQITVVEEDRPDRRARRAAGKSDSIDAYAAATAVLAGRATGTPKHRDGTVEAIRGLRVVRASAVKARTQTINQIKSLIITAPAEVREALRSLTTTELVRRLAASRHGADLTDPATAVRLALKRLARRYRHLSEEIADADADLRVLIARTAPGLLALTGVGTETAGQLLVTAGDNPDRLASEASFAHLCAAAPIPASSGRTDRHRPNRGGDHQANRALHTIVLVRMRHDPRTRDYVARRTPRRTQDKGHLQVPQTLRRA; translated from the coding sequence GTGCTGGTCGTGGGCATGGAGGGCACCGGCTCCTTCGGCGCCGAGCTCGGCCGTTGCCTCCGAGCCAACCAGATCACTGTCGTCGAGGAGGACCGACCCGACCGTCGGGCTCGCCGAGCGGCAGGAAAGTCAGACTCCATCGACGCCTACGCCGCCGCCACCGCGGTACTCGCCGGCCGCGCCACAGGCACACCGAAGCACCGCGACGGCACGGTCGAGGCAATCCGCGGACTGCGCGTCGTACGCGCCAGCGCCGTCAAGGCCCGCACCCAGACCATCAACCAGATCAAATCGCTGATCATCACCGCGCCCGCCGAGGTCCGCGAAGCACTCCGCTCGCTGACCACAACCGAGCTGGTCCGACGACTGGCCGCCAGCCGTCACGGTGCAGATCTCACCGACCCGGCCACGGCCGTCAGACTTGCCCTCAAACGCCTGGCCAGACGCTACCGGCACTTGAGCGAGGAGATAGCGGACGCGGACGCCGACCTACGCGTGTTGATCGCCCGCACCGCACCCGGCCTGCTCGCGCTGACGGGCGTCGGGACCGAGACCGCCGGACAGTTGCTGGTCACCGCTGGCGACAACCCCGACAGACTCGCCTCCGAGGCCTCCTTCGCCCACCTATGCGCCGCCGCACCCATCCCGGCCTCGTCCGGGCGCACGGACCGCCACCGGCCCAACCGTGGCGGAGACCATCAGGCCAACCGCGCACTGCACACAATCGTGCTGGTTCGCATGCGCCACGACCCGCGCACCCGTGACTACGTCGCCCGGCGCACCCCCCGAAGGACTCAAGACAAAGGACATCTTCAGGTGCCTCAAACGCTTCGTCGCGCGTGA